The Polyodon spathula isolate WHYD16114869_AA chromosome 13, ASM1765450v1, whole genome shotgun sequence genome includes a region encoding these proteins:
- the LOC121325546 gene encoding leucine-rich repeat transmembrane neuronal protein 3-like: MGFNAIRLLSSSAAVLVIAPTVLLTVLSSAERGCPKGCRCEGKMIYCESQKLQEIPQGISGGCLGLSLRYNSLQKLKFNQFKGLNQLTWLYLDHNHISNIDEDAFNGIRRLKELILSSNKITRLLNNTFRPVTNIRNLDISYNQLTSLGAEQFRGLRKLQSLHLRSNSLRNIPVRIFQDCRNLEFLDMGYNRIRSLARNVFAGLIRLKELHLEHNQFSKLNLALFPRLVSLQFLYLQWNKISVIGQTMSWTWSSLQKLDLSGNEIEAFSGPSVFQCVPNLQTLNLDSNKLTFIGQEILDSWISLNTISLTGNIWECSQNICSLVNWLKSFRGWRENTVICASPKDLQGVNVMQAVRNYSICGKSTLEKLDTKDLVRPTYKPKPTRPKQESKQQVPFMPTTSVPDSSSDADHETEHISFHKIIAGSVALFLSVLVILLVIYVSWKRYPTSMKQLQQRSLMQRRRKKKRQSLKQMTPTTQEYYVDYKPTNTETSEMLLNGEGPCTFTKSGSRECEIPLSMNVSSFLTFDQPTISYCGIHQETMDKHRERDLELSTITTITRPSEHM; encoded by the exons ATGG GTTTCAATGCAATTAGGTTACTAAGCAGTTCAGCTGCAGTACTGGTTATAGCTCCTACTGTACTACTGACGGTGCTTTCCTCTGCTGAACGTGGATGCCCTAAGGGCTGTAGGTGTGAAGGCAAAATGATCTACTGTGAATCGCAAAAGCTGCAAGAAATTCCCCAAGGCATTTCTGGAGGTTGCTTGGGCCTCTCGCTGCGTTACAACAGCCTGCAAAAACTAAAATTCAACCAGTTTAAAGGACTGAACCAGCTCACTTGGCTTTATCTAGACCATAACCACATCAGCAATATTGATGAAGATGCCTTCAATGGGATACGCAGATTGAAGGAGCTCATTCTGAGCTCCAATAAAATCACTCGCTTGCTAAATAACACATTCCGACCAGTGACTAATATTCGGAATTTGGATATATCCTATAATCAGTTGACTTCTTTGGGCGCGGAGCAGTTCAGAGGCTTAAGGAAACTCCAGAGCTTGCATCTGCGATCCAACTCCCTCCGAAATATCCCCGTAAGGATTTTCCAGGATTGTCGTAACCTGGAGTTTTTGGACATGGGCTACAACCGGATAAGAAGTTTAGCACGGAATGTATTTGCAGGCTTGATCCGACTAAAGGAGCTCCACCTGGAACATAATCAGTTTTCCAAGCTAAATCTGGCTCTGTTTCCCCGTCTGGTCAGTCTGCAGTTTCTCTACCTGCAGTGGAATAAGATCAGTGTCATCGGTCAAACTATGTCCTGGACATGGAGCTCCTTACAAAAGCTTGACCTGTCTGGCAATGAAATCGAAGCTTTCAGTGGACCAAGTGTTTTCCAATGTGTGCCTAACCTCCAGACCCTCAACCTGGATTCTAACAAGCTCACATTTATTGGACAGGAGATTCTGGATTCTTGGATTTCCCTCAACACCATAAGCCTCACAGGGAATATATGGGAATGTAGCCAAAACATTTGCTCATTGGTAAACTGGTTAAAAAGTTTCCGTGGTTGGAGGGAGAATACTGTTATCTGTGCCAGCCCAAAGGACCTGCAAGGGGTGAATGTCATGCAGGCAGTCAGAAATTACAGCATTTGTGGTAAAAGTACTTTGGAAAAATTGGATACAAAAGATCTGGTCAGGCCCACATATAAACCCAAACCCACTAGACCGAAACAGGAAAGCAAGCAGCAGGTTCCTTTTATGCCTACAACTAGTGTACCTGATTCCAGTTCTGATGCTGACCATGAAACAGAGCATATCTCTTTTCATAAAATCATTGCAGGGAGTGTGGCGCTTTTCCTTTCAGTGCTTGTGATCCTGCTTGTGATCTATGTGTCTTGGAAGCGCTATCCCACCAGTATGAAGCAACTGCAGCAGCGGTCTCTGATGCAAAGACGCAGGAAAAAGAAACGGCAATCATTGAAGCAAATGACTCCCACCACACAGGAATATTATGTTGATTATAAGCCAACAAACACAGAAACGAGTGAGATGCTGCTGAATGGAGAAGGACCCTGCACATTTACCAAGTCTGGCTCCAGGGAATGTGAG